A single region of the Drosophila takahashii strain IR98-3 E-12201 chromosome 2R, DtakHiC1v2, whole genome shotgun sequence genome encodes:
- the BBS9 gene encoding protein PTHB1, with protein sequence MSLFNVCSWWSAQCSDPGEEYDVASLLCARFGLESQEKDYIIVGSQTGQLSIYYPHRRGYDATDLLLETQMVAPIIGLYAGKFSGNVRNENANQLGVLLPNAIIIYNVLAIGGLAEHGAQLRLQVQAEHKFQRVSFGLCQGHFGQVKGREFFCVVHLDGTLTFYEQDGISYECRFPGYRALPAPVAYCERTDSFFRFSATWDLQCFSYQDLSHSLVTKSSYQPTWTQCVGEGIVDMRVVQVKENCSYIMILGERNFISLDDNGKFNFMLKLDYAPKCFTSFVVGYYWEPGARLITAIISDSSKLHLYEEANIIWAAQWPNQSPAPVAIQRSNVQNLAGGIVTLGAKGQLEVGYLGADPFQFQVQPLNLDELSFAQAHKELQQLEDEIKEAVDVRDMDALNQQAADQVRLSFSIQTEAVDDLDTLLLDVPADVAVKELPSAKGLLRCKIKAELAELQLVFQMPNGIRCSQETVSFVDVKAGTSKEFQLDFYIAELLHVHSTKVEVVASFLSTRGIPRVIQQSANLPLSIFYRVCQPQKAAGIKLTYSITSRHVTPKLATFFGEFLEEQSDAHALGLQLLCPGLEKQSEIITVVAAKNSNRFRIQSDYVETFAMILERIVERTLQLDSSAGLIKMDKKKPKRGVLNRCVERLMAAPFLPAQPILHRVDVHHETQQSIRKQTDQLEDLWQQFKTLQRQLQEQSDGEPKEALTMQIESNYDQLILEGDKLVEIRRDERKQRCDLNCAVALAKWIIHALNLEERVVNVVNSVLSVPIEDWTELSWEESMAPGIDMLHHFGPLTRSKSTSTHGLLDANAGTRDSFDYSRFRRHFATLFDRIVRLASSPVAVYPEKAPEEPSTEEKPPPPAQQVDEIGNMQRMLGEKGVPMAPPKRRTNMSSSLEAVEDDEEYDEEDLREDVGYRKEYGATDQTNPNNKKRSEWVNEDFELPTTEELFSDLGIWW encoded by the exons ATGTCGCTGTTCAATGTCTGCAGCTGGTGGTCCGCCCAATGCTCCGATCCCGGCGAGGAATACGATGTGGCCAGTCTGCTGTGCGCCCGCTTTGGCCTAGAGTCGCAGGAGAAGGACTACATTATTGTGGGCTCCCAGACGGGTCAGCTGAGTATCTACTATCCGCACCGCAGGGGCTACGATGCCACCGATTTGCTGCTGGAGACCCAGATGGTGGCTCCGATTATCGGGCTTTATGCTGGCAAGTTTAGCGG AAATGTTCGCAATGAGAACGCCAATCAGTTGGGCGTCCTACTGCCCAACgccataattatttataatgtcCTGGCAATCGGCGGCCTGGCGGAGCATGGTGCCCAGTTACGTCTCCAGGTGCAGGCGGAGCACAAGTTCCAGCGCGTCTCGTTCGGCCTTTGCCAAGGTCACTTTGGGCAGGTGAAGGGTCGAGAGTTCTTCTGTGTGGTCCATCTGGATGGCACCTTGACCTTCTACGAGCAGGATGGCATCTCCTACGAGTGTCGATTCCCAGGCTACCGGGCTCTGCCCGCTCCAGTCGCCTATTGCGAGCGCACCGATAGCTTCTTTCGGTTCAGCGCCACCTGGGATCTGCAGTGCTTTAGCTACCAGGATCTGTCCCACTCGCTGGTCACCAAGAGCAGCTACCAACCCACCTGGACGCAGTGCGTCGGCGAGGGCATTGTCGATATGCGGGTGGTTCAAGTGAAGGA GAACTGCTCTTACATCATGATCCTGGGTGAACGTAATTTCATTTCACTGGACGACAATGGAAAATTCAACTTTATGCTGAAGCTCGACTATGCTCCCAAATGTTTTACCAGCTTTGTGGTGGGATACTACTGGG AGCCCGGAGCCCGCCTCATTACCGCCATCATCTCGGACTCCTCCAAGTTGCACTTGTATGAGGAGGCCAACATCATTTGGGCGGCACAGTGGCCAAATCAATCGCCCGCTCCGGTGGCCATACAACGCTCCAATGTCCAGAATCTAGCTGGAGGGATTGTAACACTTGGCGCCAAGGGACAGCTCGAGGTGGGCTACCTCGGAGCCGATCCCTTCCAGTTCCAGGTGCAACCCTTGAACCTGGATGAGTTGAGTTTCGCCCAGGCGCACAaggagctgcagcagctggaggACGAGATCAAGGAGGCGGTGGATGTGCGGGACATGGATGCCCTCAACCAGCAGGCTGCTGACCAAGTGCGTCTGAGTTTCAGCATCCAAACAGAGGCTGTCGATGATCTGGATACCCTGCTACTGGATGTTCCAGCGGATGTGGCGGTCAAGGAGTTGCCTTCGGCCAAGGGTCTCCTGCGCTGCAAGATCAAGGCGGAGCTGGCCGAGCTGCAGCTGGTGTTCCAGATGCCAAATGGCATTCGTTGCAGTCAGGAAACCGTGAGCTTCGTGGATGTGAAAGCGGGCACAAGTAAGGAGTTCCAGTTGGACTTTTACATTGCCGAATTGTTACATGTCCATAGCACAAAGGTGGAAGTGGTGGCCTCTTTTTTGAGTACCAGG GGCATTCCACGGGTCATCCAGCAGAGCGCCAATCTACCCCTTTCCATCTTCTATCGCGTCTGTCAGCCCCAAAAGGCGGCTGGGATCAAGCTGACCTACAGCATCACCAGTCGCCATGTGACCCCCAAGCTGGCCACCTTCTTCGGGGAGTTTCTGGAGGAGCAGAGCGATGCCCATGCTCTGGGCCTCCAACTTCTCTGTCCGGGTCTCGAGAAGCAGAGTGAAATAATCACTGTGGTGGCCGCCAAGAACTCGAATCGCTTTCGCATACAGTCCGACTACGTGGAGACCTTTGCCATGATTCTGGAGAGGATTGTGGAGAGGACACTCCAGCTGGACAGTTCGGCGGGTCTGATCAAGATGGACAAGAAGAAGCCGAAGCGCGGAGTCCTCAATCGTTGTGTGGAACGCCTGATGGCGGCTCCCTTTCTACCCGCCCAGCCCATCCTGCATCGGGTTGATGTCCACCACGAAACCCAGCAGAGCATCAGGAAGCAAACG GATCAACTGGAGGATCTCTGGCAGCAGTTCAAGACCCTTCAGCGCCAACTGCAGGAGCAATCGGATGGTGAGCCTAAGGAGGCCCTCACCATGCAAATCGAGTCCAACTACGACCAACTGATCCTGGAGGGCGACAAGCTAGTGGAGATTAGGCGGGACGAACGCAA GCAGCGCTGCGACCTGAATTGCGCCGTGGCTTTAGCCAAATGGATTATTCATGCCCTGAACCTGGAGGAGCGCGTGGTCAATGTGGTAAACTCAGTGCTAAGTGTGCCCATCGAGGACTGGACAGAACTG AGTTGGGAGGAATCGATGGCGCCCGGCATTGATATGCTGCATCATTTTGGGCCGCTGACTCGCTCAAAATCCACGTCCACTCATGGACTACTGGATGCAAACGCTGGGACTCGGGACAGTTTTGATTACAGCCGCTTTAGGCGACACTTTGCCACCCTTTTCGACCGAATTGTGAGATTGGCCTCCTCCCCGGTGGCGGTTTATCCAGAAAAAGCCCCCGAGGAACCCTCGACGGAGGAGAAGCCACCGCCACCAGCACAGCAAGTGGATGAAATTGGGAACATGCAGCGTATGCTGGGCGAGAAGGGTGTGCCAATGGCTCCGCCGAAGCGTAGGACCAACATGAGCAGCTCCCTGGAGGCAGTGGAAGACGATGAGGAGTACGACGAGGAGGATCTGCGCGAGGACGTGGGCTATCGCAAGGAGTACGGAGCCACCGACCAAACGAACCCCAACAACAAGAAGCGATCCGAGTGGGTCAACGAGGACTTTGAGCTGCCCACCACCGAGGAGCTATTCAGCGACCTGGGCATCTGGTGGTAG
- the dom gene encoding helicase domino isoform X3, with translation MPKKYEHVVMCRLSNRQRYLYEDFMSRAKTRETLQTGNLLSVINVLMQLRKVCNHPNMFEVRPTISPFQMEGITFHTPRLVCDIMEYDPFTQINLETVNLLLLHLEQTMTAYVSHKSRLLAPPRKFIEEIDTAPQPAPRCPNGKYRFHIRVRSAELAQRIKLNAVKIGASPAMRLEGSKIVPMRSLLPSGRVLKRVSASINPVNMALKPVVINSVVTTASSTAASSPTGALSVLSNSKLLGARSQINAPTPAKVAKTMQDGKPFFYLTPATNSGAAGARLTLTSKTTALSATTISGTTVTAAPSSAQQLVRDPIVKDLASHVKSTAQKQSIANGKTEPEEETETEDPYKVQELIQMRKEQRLASLKRMAMINRRRTDATPIYGEDCRGAIQRCMQATRSLKRSTWQTRGYSNCCTAMSHRDGWSLNHLLKSFEERCASLTPLFANFVIYVPPVCAPRIRRYVQNLASTHWQYEREIDSTVGQALLPKLALLHPIISAMTTQFPDPRLIQYDCGKLQTMDRLLRQLKAEGHRVLIFTQMTKMLDVLEAFLNYHGHIYLRLDGSTRVEQRQILMERFNGDKRVFCFILSTRSGGVGINLTGADTVIFYDSDWNPTMDAQAQDRCHRIGQTRDVHIYRLVSERTIEVNILKKANQKRMLTDMAIEGGNFTTTFFKSSTIKDLFTMEQSEQDESSQEKTEDKANIVATTTLVDTPTTVVETEKQSLRAFEHALAAAEDEQDVQATKTAKAEVAADLAEFDENIPIATEEANAEGGAQVELSKADLEMQNLVKQLSPIERYAMRFVEATGAAWTAEQLRAAEAELEAQKREWEANRLAAMHKEEELLKQESEPEEMLTYSRKDSSNQVWISRNSMEQMPMWCPPTPPQDNDNDIYIDYSLSFMYELEPIAEMDLPPVYVRKEHKRSRTDAGYDGSRRPNKMRREDNYVPPRSLFDRPTPQLARLRRELKSQRFRGSFKPNMPIPGLKPQLPTKPLTEPEAMAEWCVFEDMAILHVLVNLQGLPCSLMLLSPGQTPNWDLVSEMVNFCSKTYRSARQCRWRYETHIQPREEGKVVESPKKQKKSKPTLRTEYLKSPLRYLRTTQLYVSDNNASFYKTMRSRFDSIKTAYLKKAPPPKRQFSAPSLMNPKHMEVLQEFGIQNYDQPVPPQNIAAMKANKIREKQRGQQMSQPSGGVGVVQQQQQQPAPPPPQQQQQPQQVVQQVQQQQQQVVQQQLPTVPSVQQSLPVQQTVELVQQQQQQQPSTTTTVAVPAAGQLQQLQIQHLTSSNVSPGQQTAILLHQPQQQLRTHPGQAGQTTTQQLVKTIVGTSSSLTAGQLQQLAQQSAAASGGQSSVSVVLTTPVQTLPAVVQPQIGSGAQIVSISSQTLPVNSSPQLGSIVQTQSLPQVVSVSTLPTVGTVLTTTASQQQQQHQTTAVTTLNTAMLRGQRIVSTAAGNTLQQRTTAGGQSIVSMPNLGQGVSPAQFPTQLRLAAVPTSPANQTTQLVTTKGIPVSALQQGGKTTVIPGTQQSGGAHIQLYRQRSLKVLQTTAQGVQGGGAGGSGGATANLVQAGGTIIQASNMTAHVTSQKVSVSGMPGTSTTVQAGNVVSSVQMHGQARTQFIKQMAAGKQQLQRQVVSADGTTTTTGAGDMLLVKRHNILAAQKAQQASGALFTTTTAQQQQQQGQLPVAGQPQQVTQQQIASLVKASTAAAASGSSVNAGGVTVSATNPSVQTGSVNMTLPQLKPGSQIKVTMPNQMRHLQMQQQLTMPRKISRMTQLVSASGQPTATNIVTTTTQQQQQQQQGVTVSGGGGTLPTVAGQQQQQQHQQKVGGGNSVQAQLLHIQNTKALPNSVTVQQIQQVMRSGQQGTLATTNLVLGKTSVGRVIPVSVASQANQRQTIQVVSAASAQALAAGNLRTHVAGPSIANALKVAASGGAGGQTTQLIAALQHNQRQNASPVRLQTTAGGNLLAVVQQQQQQQHTSIAGPTAGPAEVMTITQTTTTLPTVGSLQQQQQQQQQQQQQGGISQPTTQQVRKLVQKKILIRSEKE, from the exons CATGAGTCGCGCCAA AACTAGGGAAACTCTGCAAACCGGCAACTTGCTGAGCGTTATTAATGTTCTGATGCAGCTGCGAAAGGTGTGCAACCACCCGAACATGTTCGAGGTGAGACCCACCATCTCGCCATTTCAAATGGAGGGCATTACATTCCACACGCCGCGTCTCGTCTGCGACATCATGGAGTATGATCCGTTCACG CAAATCAATCTCGAGACTGTGAACCTTTTGCTGTTGCATCTGGAGCAAACTATGACCGCCTACGTTTCGCACAAATCCCGCCTGCTCGCCCCGCCTCGCAAGTTTATCGAGGAAATCGATACAGCTCCCCAGCCTGCACCCCGTTGTCCCAACGGCAAATACCGCTTTCACATCCGAGTGCGCAGTGCGGAGCTGGCGCAGCGCATCAAGTTAAATGCGGTGAAGATAGGAGCAAGTCCTGCCATGCGTTTGGAGGGGTCAAAGATTGTGCCAATGCGCAGTTTGCTGCCAAGTGGGAGGGTTCTCAAACGGGTCAGTGCCTCCATTAACCCTGTGAATATGGCTTTGAAACCGGTGGTGATTAACAGTGTGGTGACCACAGCGTCATCCACGGCAGCCTCTTCTCCCACTGGCGCCTTAAGTGTGCTTAGCAACTCCAAGTTGCTAGGCGCACGCTCGCAAATAAATGCACCAACGCCCGCCAAAGTGGCAAAGACGATGCAAGACGGAAAGCCATTTTTCTACCTCACACCGGCGACGAATTCGGGAGCAGCTGGAGCCCGTCTGACGTTGACAAGCAAAACAACAGCCTTGTCGGCCACGACGATTTCGGGAACAACAGTAACTGCGGCCCCTTCGTCTGCACAGCAACTAGTAAGGGATCCCATTGTTAAAGATTTGGCCTCACATGTAAAGAGCACAGCACAAAAGCAAAGCATTGCCAATGGAAAAACTGAGCCGGAGGAAGAAACTGAGACCGAGGATCCCTACAAGGTGCAGGAGCTGATTCAGATGCGCAAGGAGCAGCGATTGGCTTCGCTTAAGCGTATGGCCATGATAAATCGGCGGCGTACCGATGCCACTCCCATTTACGGCGAGGATTGTCGCGGAGCCATTCAACGTTGTATGCAGGCAACTCGATCTTTAAAGCGATCCACCTGGCAGACACGTGGCTACTCCAATTGCTGCACGGCAATGTCGCACCGAGATGGTTGGTCATTGAACCATTTGCTCAAGAGCTTCGAAGAAAGATGTGCGAGTCTCACGCCACTGTTTGCCAATTTTGTGATCTACGTTCCTCCTGTGTGTGCGCCGCGAATCCGTCGCTATGTGCAAAATCTAGCATCGACGCACTGGCAGTACGAGCGCGAAATTGATAGCACTGTAGGTCAGGCCCTCCTGCCAAAGCTGGCCTTGCTGCATCCAATCATTTCGGCAATGACCACTCAGTTCCCAGATCCGCGTCTCATCCAGTACGACTGCGGCAAGCTGCAGACCATGGATCGTTTGCTGCGGCAACTGAAGGCTGAGGGGCATCGTGTACTGATATTCACCCAGATGACCAAGATGTTGGATGTTCTGGAAGCCTTCCTCAACTACCACGGCCACATCTATTTGCGTTTGGATGGTTCCACTCGGGTGGAACAGCGACAAATTCTAATGGAGCGTTTTAACGGGGACAAACGAGTCTTCTGCTTCATCCTCTCCACGCGGTCCGGTGGAGTGGGCATCAATTTGACTGGTGCCGATACTGTGATCTTCTACGACTCGGACTGGAATCCCACCATGGATGCGCAGGCCCAGGATCGTTGTCATCGCATTGGACAGACACGAGATGTGCACATCTACCGACTTGTCTCCGAAAGAACCATAGAGGTAAACATCCTCAAGAAGGCGAACCAAAAGCGAATGCTCACCGACATGGCCATCGAGGGTGGCAACTTTACCACCACATTCTTCAAGAGTTCCACCATCAAGGATCTCTTTACGATGGAGCAGAGCGAGCAGGACGAGAGTAGCCAGGAGAAAACGGAAGACAAGGCTAACATTGTGGCCACGACTACGCTTGTGGACACGCCAACGACGGTTGTGGAGACGGAGAAGCAGTCGCTGCGCGCCTTCGAGCACGCTTTGGCCGCCGCCGAGGACGAGCAGGATGTGCAGGCCACAAAGACAGCCAAGGCCGAGGTGGCCGCGGATCTGGCCGAGTTCGACGAGAACATTCCCATTGCCACGGAAGAGGCAAATGCGGAAGGAGGTGCACAAGTGGAGCTCAGCAAGGCCGATCTGGAGATGCAGAACCTGGTCAAACAG CTCTCACCCATCGAGCGTTATGCCATGCGCTTTGTGGAAGCCACTGGAGCAGCGTGGACAGCGGAACAATTGCGAGCGGCGGAGGCCGAGCTGGAGGCCCAGAAACGCGAGTGGGAGGCCAATCGGCTGGCGGCCATGcacaaggaggaggagctgctcaAGCAGGAATCGGAGCCCGAGGAGATGCTCACCTACAGTCGCAAGGATTCGAGTAATCAG GTCTGGATATCGCGCAACTCCATGGAACAGATGCCG ATGTGGTGTCCGCCCACGCCGCCGCAGGATAACGACAATGATATCTATATCGACTATTCGCTGTCGTTCATGTACGAGCTGGAACCCATTGCGGAGATGGATCTGCCGCCAGTTTATGTGCGCAAGGAGCACAAGCGTTCGCGGACGGATGCCGGGTACGATGGCAGCAGAAGGCCCAATAAAATGCGCCGGGAGGACAACTACGTGCCACCCAGATCTCTGTTCGATCGTCCAACTCCCCAGCTGGCTCGTCTGCGTCGCGAGCTGAAGAGCCAGCGATTCCGCGGAAGCTTCAAGCCGAACATGCCGATTCCGGGCCTGAAGCCCCAACTGCCGACTAAACCGCTTACCGAACCGGAGGCCATGGCTGAGTGGTGCGTCTTCGAGGACATGGCCATTCTGCACGTGCTGGTGAATCTGCAGGGACTGCCGTGCAGCCTGATGCTGCTCTCACCTGGCCAAACGCCCAACTGGGATCTCGTCTCCGAGATGGTGAACTTCTGCTCGAAGACCTACCGCTCGGCGAGGCAGTGCCGCTGGCGATACGAGACGCACATTCAGCCGCGCGAGGAGGGCAAGGTGGTGGAGAGTCCCAAGAAGCAAAAGAAGTCCAAGCCCACGCTGCGCACCGAGTACCTGAAGAGTCCACTGCGATATTTGCGTACCACCCAGCTGTATGTGAGCGATAACAACGCGTCGTTCTACAAGACAATGCGCTCCCGCTTCGACAGCATAAAGACGGCTTACCTGAAGAAGGCGCCGCCTCCGAAGCGCCAGTTTAGTGCTCCCAGCCTGATGAATCCCAAGCACATGGAGGTGTTGCAGGAGTTCGGTATCCAGAACTACGATCAACCTGTGCCGCCGCAGAACATTGCGGCCATGAAGGCGAATAAGATTAGGGAGAAGCAGCGAGGACAGCAGATGTCGCAGCCTTCGGGTGGCGTTGGAGtggtgcaacagcagcagcaacaacctgCACCACCTCcgccacagcagcaacagcagccgcaACAAGTGGTGCAGCaggtgcaacagcagcagcagcaggtggtGCAGCAACAACTGCCCACTGTTCCAAGCGTTCAACAGTCGCTGCCCGTTCAGCAGACCGTGGAGctggtgcagcagcagcaacagcagcaacccaGCACCACAACAACGGTCGCCGTGCCAGCCGCTGGTCAATTGCAACAGCTGCAGATCCAGCACTTGACCAGTTCGAATGTCTCACCCGGTCAGCAGACGGCCATTCTGCTGCACCAaccgcagcagcagttgcGTACGCATCCTGGCCAGGCGGGACAGACCACCACCCAACAGCTGGTCAAGACTATAGTGGGCACATCCTCCAGCCTGACGGCGGGTCAGTTGCAACAGTTGGCTCAGCAATCGGCGGCCGCTTCGGGTGGCCAGTCCAGTGTTAGTGTCGTCCTAACGACTCCGGTGCAGACTCTTCCGGCGGTGGTGCAACCTCAGATCGGCTCCGGTGCCCAGATCGTGTCCATCTCATCGCAGACGCTGCCGGTGAACAGTTCGCCGCAGCTGGGAAGCATTGTCCAGACGCAATCGCTGCCGCAGGTGGTTTCCGTCAGCACTCTGCCCACGGTGGGCACTGTGCTGACCACCACTGCCagtcagcagcaacagcagcaccaGACCACGGCTGTAACCACTCTGAACACGGCCATGTTGCGTGGCCAGCGGATTGTGTCCACCGCTGCAGGGAATACCCTGCAACAGCGCACCACAGCCGGTGGTCAGTCGATTGTATCCATGCCGAATTTGGGACAGGGCGTGAGTCCCGCCCAGTTCCCGACTCAGCTCCGTTTGGCAGCTGTACCCACGTCTCCGGCCAATCAGACCACCCAGCTGGTGACCACAAAGGGAATTCCGGTGAGCGCCCTGCAGCAGGGTGGAAAGACGACGGTGATTCCGGGCACCCAGCAGTCGGGAGGCGCACACATCCAGCTCTACCGCCAGCGCAGCTTGAAGGTGCTGCAGACGACGGCTCAGGGGGTGCAGGGCGGAGGAGCAGGCGGCTCCGGCGGAGCCACTGCTAATCTGGTGCAGGCTGGAGGAACGATAATCCAGGCTAGCAACATGACCGCCCATGTGACCAGCCAAAAGGTGTCTGTCTCTGGAATGCCTGGTACCTCAACCACCGTGCAGGCGGGCAACGTGGTGAGCAGTGTGCAGATGCATGGCCAGGCCAGGACGCAGTTCATCAAGCAAATGGCGGCCGGAAAGCAGCAACTCCAGCGCCAAGTGGTTTCCGCCGATGGAACGACCACCACCACTGGAGCCGGAGATATGCTCCTCGTTAAGCGGCACAATATTCTGGCCGCCCAAAAGGCTCAACAGGCCTCGGGAGCTCTGTTCACCACCACGActgcccagcagcaacagcagcagggtCAACTGCCTGTGGCCGGTCAGCCGCAGCAGGTTACCCAGCAGCAGATCGCCTCCCTGGTCAAAGCTTctacggcggcggcggccagcGGAAGTAGTGTTAATGCCGGCGGGGTCACTGTGTCCGCGACAAATCCCTCTGTCCAAACGGGAAGCGTGAACATGACCCTGCCCCAGTTGAAACCGGGCAGCCAAATCAAGGTGACCATGCCCAATCAAATGCGTCACCTGCAGATGCAACAGCAGCTGACGATGCCGCGCAAGATCAGCCGGATGACGCAGCTGGTCAGTGCCAGTGGTCAGCCCACGGCCACCAACATAGTGACGACGACgacccagcagcagcagcaacagcagcagggaGTTACTGTctccggcggcggcggcacatTGCCCACAGTTGCCggtcagcagcaacaacagcagcatcagcaaaaGGTTGGAGGTGGAAACAGTGTACAGGCGCAACTCCTGCACATCCAGAACACCAAGGCTCTGCCGAATTCGGTGACTGTGCAGCAGATCCAGCAGGTGATGCGGAGTGGCCAGCAGGGCACCTTGGCAACCACCAATCTGGTGTTGGGTAAGACGAGCGTGGGGCGGGTGATTCCCGTGTCGGTGGCTTCTCAGGCCAACCAGCGTCAGACAATTCAG gTGGTTTCAGCTGCATCCGCTCAGGCCTTGGCTGCCGGAAATCTGCGCACCCATGTCGCTGGTCCGAGCATCGCCAATGCCCTGAAGGTGGCCGCCtctggaggagctggaggTCAGACTACCCAGCTGATTGCTGCACTGCAGCATAATCAGCGACAGAACGCCAGTCCTGTGCGTTTGCAGACCACCGCCGGCGGCAATCTCCTAGCTGttgtgcagcagcaacagcagcagcagcacacgAGCATTGCAGGACCCACTGCTGGGCCGGCGGAGGTGATGACCATCACGCAGACGACCACCACACTGCCCACGGTGGGCagtctgcagcagcagcagcagcagcagcaacaacagcagcaacagggcGGAATATCGCAGCCCACAACGCAACAGGTACGCAAGCTGGTGCAGAAAAAGATCCTGATTCGCAGCGAGAAAGAATAA